The Phoenix dactylifera cultivar Barhee BC4 chromosome 12, palm_55x_up_171113_PBpolish2nd_filt_p, whole genome shotgun sequence genome includes the window TGCATATTTTTAAGTTTCCCATTTAGCTCTAGACTATGGTGCTGTTGGTTTCCTAAATTTGTTCCGCTCTCCAGCTCCTCTTATTGatattatttgtttatattgacaGACTTGGATTTCCTATTCCACATGTTTTTCCTTGCTCGATACTGCAAGCTACTTGAGGAAAACTCGTTCAGGGGACGGACtgctgatttcttttacatgctCTTATTTGGTGCGACAGTTTTAACTGGGATTGTTCTCATTGGTGGAATGATACCTTATCTATCAGAGAGTTTTGCAAGAATATTGTTCCTCAGCAATTCGTTGACCTTCATGATGGTCAGTAATTATGACTCTTCTAATTTGGTCTTAAACTAAATACTGCTTGTATCATATTAGGTGATGAATGGCAATCAGATTTAGTCATAGTTTCCTTGTTCTTTCAAATCTCTACATGcctgatttttttctttcttcaggtCTATGTCTGGAGCAAGCATAATCCTTTTATCCACATGAGTTTCTTGGGCCTTTTTACTTTCACAGCAGCTTATCTGCCATGGGTGAGTGTTTGTGTTGATTTTCCTTGTTATGTAATTCACAACTCAATGCACTGTCATATTATTAGTTAAATGATCTGAGACTACAAATTGTCAACATGAAAGTCAGCCATACAAGCACTATATCTAATGACAAGGAAATCTAATATCTTCTACGGTGGTTTTTCCCCCCTCATATTTTGCATTTCGAGATAGCAAACAGCCACCCTCAGAGGGTGGCGTCAAATATTGGCTACTTCTTTTACGTAATCAAAAATGCTCGTGTGACTTGTTAGATAAGCCAGGACTGCCTTTAAATCACCTAAACTTTTCCTATTTTGGTAGCATATCCTTTTTTCCTAAAAATGTATTTTTACTCCTGTGCAATTATATAGAGAATTTAATAGGAAGCAGAAGATTGCAGAAACAAGGAAACAATTCTGAGCAGTACAGTGAGTTTGTCCAGTACTTAAGGGAAGGAGAAAGGATATGAAGAGGTCAAAAATTGGATTCTCCTTCAAAACAATAGTGACAACCTTTAGCCTATCAAATCTGGGATTAACTCCAATCAATGTGCACTTGACACCCCAATTTTTCCCCCTTAAACTTCCTCCTAACACTGCAAAGACATTTTAAGTTCAGCAGTAGGGAACTCTGTTGaagattttcataagaacataacGGATGTGCAAATGGGTAGTAACAACAACAGCTGTGGCATGAGGCATTATATCCAAGAATAAAAATGATGCCAATATCATGAAACAGCTAGTGCATGCAATTTTGTTTGTGAAAAAACCAAAACATGTCTACCCAAAAATGCATTGATAATATAGTGATAAATAGCAAGGGTAATAGGGGAAGTCTATAGGAAGGTAGTGGAGTGTGGTTAATAAAATTAGTAAAGGTGACAGTGGCTTTAACCTGAACAACTTTGGCATTAATGCTGATAAGAGGTGCTTAAGCAATATTATGAATATGATTGTGCTCCTAGTTGCATGTTTTGCTCACATGTGGGTGTGATTGCGGAGTAAGGGTGTCTCGATATAAAATATTGTCAATGAAATACAAGTCAGCACTACTTGAatcaaaggtttcatcaaattttCCTTATTAATTTAGAAGTGTAATAATGTTGTCATTAGAGATTTTACTATTGAAGTTGTGGTACACAAAGGTGTGATTGCCGCAATCACCACTTGGACTTTGAATTTGGTCTGGTCTTGACACGAACTCATCAAATTAATTTGTGGGTCATGTTTGAGTCCTAGCCATAAGCCTCTCCCATCAAGTTAGTTAAGGGATCCAACTGACCTGACTAAACCTTGTAGAAGACAGAATGGAATATTGGATCTTGCCTATACAAATTGAGCCCAATGCTTATCCAACTCAGAAGAACTGATCGATCTGAACTTGTTGGGCACATGATCAGGTcttattcatattattattgcaaAATGTGAGTGTACAAAATGGATTTTGTTCGTGGAGATTTACACGGGCCACCGATCCTACAAAATGATGGTGTGCAGTCGTAAGGGTGGGTTTGAAGCATTTGCATAATACAGTAATGGGGGTGGGTTTGAACTTTGAAGCATCTACAACGGTTGTTATTTATTAAGAAGAATGGATCCATGTTGGATGGTTTTTGTTTAGAAGATCTGTAACTTTGATTTGGCAGGTGGTTTAGATGACATCATAATGGAAATAGATCTATACTATTGAGTTCATGTTACTTGCTGTTaatggtttctttctttcttttagtcCACTAAATTTTCCCTTAAATTTCcaatttaatttttgttttcctATATGTTActgttatttcaaaaataataatagaaaCTGATTGTTATTTGTTTGTTATAGTTTCCTTTTTTCAATGGTCAAAATGACTTTTATCCAATTTTTTCTCAATATACAGGTTCTTCTGGGGTTTTCTATTCTTGTTGGGAGCAGCACATGGGTGGATCTTCTGGTATGCTACTTGATATTCAATAGTTTTGTATTCATGAAAGTGAAAAAATATGCTGACTCCACCGAACTGTTTTCTAAATGcttagaaaatgaaaaaaatattaatattctgTGACAAGTGAAATGGGAATAGTATGAAACGTCAACCTAGTTCATGTCACCAACTTTTTGGCCCCCAACATTTAGTAAGGTCTAGCTTATTCTTGTTGGCTATTTTCCCTCAGTGCAATGGAGATATTTGTAGGATGCAAAAGTCCTCTTCAGTTTAAGTCCACCGTTGGTTTGATTTATTTAGTGCGACAACCCAAGCTCTTGGCAGTTTATGTAAACTAGCAAGTTGCAACACCTTTTTAATATGGGAGGCTTTGTAAAGCTGATAAATTAAGCATGCcgtttcctatttgtttattGTGCTCGAAAAGAACAGAAGGCACAGGTCTAGCTGTTGACAAATCGCCTAATCATGAATGGGCTTCATATTTTTCCTGTTTACGATAAATTTGTTTTGCCGTCTTTCTTGACTATGCATTAACCATCTGCTGCAAAGCTGCCACCCCCCTTTTCATATGTAAGTTAACGAGAATATATTATGATGTTCGATCCCTACTTACAATGGATACTACTCTCTGCCTGCAGGGTATGATAGCAGGTCATGCTTATTATTTCCTCGAAGATGTCTATCCAAGGATCTCAGGCCGTCGCCCTCTGAAGACCCCTTCATTCATAAAAGCACTTTTTGCAGATGAGACTGTTGTTGTGGCCCAACCAGCTAATGCATGGTTTGCCCCTCCAGCACAAGATTTTCATCAAGATTGATTGTGAGGACCAAGCTGATACCTATGAGGTTTTACTGCGATGCTGTTCCCACCATAAACGAGGGATCTATCACTAATGTGAGACATATCATCCCTTTACTTTGACAGATAGTATATATTGAAGAGGCATGTTATGTAACTCTGCTATGTTTGCACAGAAATGAAATTGTGAAATTCAACTCTTGGCAGCTCTGTCAGTAAATGATTCACTTGGTATCTCTTGTAATTGCTATAGTTGGTTTTAATGGCCTCGTGCACCGTTGGAAGTCCATGGCCATTGCATTGTTTCCTTGTGAAATCAAAACATACTCATGTTGTTAGCTATGGCATGACTGATGAGTACCCAGCGGTGAAGCAGAATTTTAGATACAAGTGCTTTAATATTCTCAAATGTTGTACATGTAGTATAGTGTCATGACTATTCTCCAATTTATACTATTCGCACGTGTTCTAAATGTACTGTGATAGAACAAACGTATGCTTCTCTTTCGGGCAGGAGGTAACTCTTTAATTGCAATACATTCTGGCCTGGCATTGTGATTAGATGTGTGCGTGCTCATTGCCTCCAGATCAAAGTGGTGATAAAAACAAGGTTCTTTTTATTGTTGTGAATTGTGATGTAATTTTCCTTGCCTTTTGGTTAATTAGAATGATATCTAATTGATACAGCTGATGAAATGTCATGGAAATGGAGTCCCTCAAAGATACAAGCATTAGGCTACGAAGGAATATGTGAAGGATTCTGATGTTGTTACCAAGGAATGCGGCTACGAATAGACAAACCAAGAGTCTGATAGCTCCTGGTTTAGTTGTGGGCCTCACATAAGATAGACTTCATGCAACTGGGTCCAAATCAAGCTAATTAGAAATAACAAAGAATAGTCTCACAAATTGGATCACATTTTGATCTGGATACAGAATTTCTCTCTTTGTATTACACAAAAATATTGCTACTAATCTGTAACATGCAACCATAAGTAAAAGATACCAGCAATAAAATGCagaataatatataaaaatcaGATATATTTTCTCCCAATTATCATGATAACTCTAATTAAATTTTTTCCTTAGATCCTAAATTCTAGAAAACATGATTTTAAAACTATTAAACTATGAGGAGGAGTCCAAGGGTGAAACAAGCTCCTTAAGTTGGGATTTGCATGGTTTTTATGCATAACAAGTAAAAATGCAAATTTATATCAATTTATCAGCCAACCAAAATATATCGATTTCACGTTGCAATACTTTATTGATGTGGTTGGTAGTGTAGACCAGGGTTTCAGTCGTCCTTGATGTATATTTCATGCAATATTCTTTTATTTAGTGGGAGGTCAGTTCCTCTTTTACTCTCCCTCTTTCATCACACCAAGGAAATGAGTGGTGGCTAGCCACCAATTTCCTagcctaattaaaaaaaaaagggtcatACATGATGACTAGGTGTTTAGAAGTTGGATGCCCCCCAAAATAACAAGCACATCCCAACCCAAACGTAAACCGTGTTCTAGAAttaattcttatttttcttcctcttctttttttctttttttttttctgaaaaaaaaaacacttcatAACCTAGAATAACGGTAGCCTCCTCCACTTGTACCGGCGATCATTCCACCCAACCGAATTTCCAGGCCAGCTCAATCCAAAAATTCGTAAAATaagccaaaaaaacaaaaaaaagaagcctgTGTTATCTAAATTTAGCTGTATCCTTCCGTATTCGAGCAAGACAAACCGTTTCTCTCCATTGGTAATattgaaggaggaggaggagagaagacCAACAAGAATAACAAAAGATCATTTGGAACCTACCATTTCTTTCAGAACTTTGCCTTCACAAATTCTTCCGCCATTGCTGCCCCGAGTGGACCGACTCTCGGGTCGATTCACGAAGGCACAGCAGACATCTCGTCATTCCAATTCGATTGGGGTGGTCGAGAAGCTAgcatttcatttttcttttcttgctggGTTTATTTGAAGTTTCCAGGATTGATAAGTTCGACTAAGGAGGGAAGGAGAAGGGTGCGATGGGTTGCTTTTCATGTTTTAGATCGTTATATGTGAAGGATGAGTCCCCGAAGAAGTCCGAGGTGCCAAAAGAAGGGAATGCGCTGGCCTCTCTTGTTCATAACATCTCACTCGAATCAGGTATGAATTTCACTTAAATTCATACGCGTTATGATTAATTGGCTTCATGTTGGTATTAGAAATTCTAAATTTTTCTGCCATTAATTTATTGGTTTTTGCGTGATTGTGCCTAATGACAATTTGAAATGATGCTTTGTCATTTGTGGTTTAGTATTTCTGGATTGGATGGCTTGATTTGGTTTTATAATCCATGGaatatgcttagaaattgaaatGAATTATAGTTTGTTCAGCAAGTTGTTATTACTCTAttttctgcaaaaaaaaaaaacaaattaatcTGTATCGTCGTGCTGTACTATTCCTGAAATTGTCTTTATTTTTCTGATTACCATTACAATGATCTATGAAGGGGATGTATGTTTTCGGGTTCAAACCTTATCATCAGATTACTAAGATGAGCACATGAGTATGCCTTGTTGCTTTTATAGCAATTTATCATGCGTTTTTAGATCTCCACAAGGGATAGCAGGTTTTGCCCTGGTTTTCTTATTCCAGAtggatgtcttttttttttataaaaaaaaaattgcttctgGAGTTAATGATCCACTtcagagttaaaaaaaaattaagctttTGCAAGTGAAAAATTTATCTACCACTTCCTTCTATTAAATTCTATGCATAATAAATtagtaaaacaaaaaaatcctTTCTGTTGCAGAACCAATTTTTAACATCAAGCAGTAGAATATGTGTCTCCTTCTACATTAAAACATCAACATAAAAGTGCTTACACTTGATGTATAGATGCCAGCCAAAAGCATAGGATTGCAGCTGAAGAGATCTTAAGGATTGGCAACAATGGGAATAACTCAGCTCGGGTTTTCACATATGCTGAACTTCAAGCAGCAACTAAGAACTTCAAAGCTGAATGTCTTCTTGGTGAAGGTGGATTCGGAAGAGTGTACAAAGGGCACCTTGAGGATACCAATCAAGTAATGCCAATTCTAGTTTTTGCTCATTTGATTCCAACTAAGTGAATTAATTGGGCTGCTCTAATGCTCATTTCACCTTCCTCAGGATATTGCTGTCAAGCAGCTTGATAGGAATGGCTTACAGGGGAACAGAGAGTTCCTTGTTGAAGTACTGATGCTTAGTCTCCTCCATCATCCAAACCTTGTTAATTTGATTGGATATTGCACCGATGGTGATCACAGAATTTTAGTCTATGAATACATGCCAAATGGTTCATTGGAGGATCATCTTCTGGGTAAGCCTCCAAGACTTTGAATTTCCATTTTATATCCATCTAGTGAAGATTTCTCCGCTAATTGAATTCATGTAATGGATTTTACAGATCTTGCTCCAAATAAGAAGCCATTGGACTGGAATACAAGGATGAAAATAGCTGAAGGTGCAGCAAAAGGCCTCGAGTATTTACACGATATTGCGAATCCACCAGTAATCTATCGAGATTTCAAAGCATCTAACATTCTTCTCGATGAAGACTACAACCCGAAATTATCTGATTTTGGCCTAGCTAAGGTTGGACCTGTTGGAGATAAGAGCCATGTATCGACAAGGGTGATGGGTACCTATGGCTATTGTGCTCCAGAGTATGCATTAACAGGTCAATTAACAACGATGTCCGATGTGTACAGTTTTGGGGTTGTGTTTTTGGAGATCATTACAGGAAGGAGAGCCATAGACACATCGAGACCATCAAATGAGCAAAACCTCGTCCAGTGGGTATGTCTGGTGAATAAAGTCTTTAGCTAAGTAGATAATACAGCATGACACCTTTGCCTTGGTATTTACCTGCACAGGGCTATCACAGCATTCTTCCATCTGCAGCTTAATTTACTCTTCTCAATAATTTTCATAAACCATCCAAGATAGGCATCTTTCAAGAaacttttttttcaattttgtgGGCATGgctataaaaattaattagcaTCTCCTTGTTTCAGAATTTTTCATATGAATCATGACATCAGTCTAAAGTTCTTTATATTCTCTAAGCTGAAAATTAAAGTATGCTGTGTATTGATACCTACATTATTTTGTATCTTATCCACCTTGATGTGTGGACTTGGATCAACTTAAATGACATCAATCTACTCTGAGTAGAACTTGGGAATTCCATAGGATACAAACCTTTATGCAAAGATATACTCGGTGTCAACTTGATACTTGATCATGGATTTGTGCAAGTACCTTTATGGTCTATCACCTGAAAACCATCCACCTGATTAGGTACTGATTAGAAGGTGCCAACTTATCACTTGGTGGCTGTACCATTGACCTAGATTCATATCTTGCCTTCACCAAGGTTTGGGGCTTAGAGGTATTTGGGGAGGGACTTACCCCCATTATATAGCTTATTTTCGACAGGCCTCTGCTATCCAAATTATAAAAGCATATGATTAGCAATcaatttttttgtcaaaataataataataataataataataatgaaattttACTTAAATGGCTTCCTTGTATAGGGTGAATGACAAATTTAACCATGGTGTGCAAAACCTGAGATATTTCTGATTTAGTTGATTAACCAAGTAACCTCATCCATTTATTTTTAAGGTGGTCATGTTCGTCTAAGTCCACGGAACACAATTTATCAATTTATGATAGAAATAGATGACTTATGCTGCGAATTATAAGATAAATCAAGATCTTATTTTAAGACTCCATTGACTATAGTCagaatttttgtaattttctatTTCAGCAttgaaaatttgtaatagatTTCACCAATTATGTGACCCTATCTTGAAATAGAGACCCTAATCCAGCTAATTATATTAAAATGTCATGCACAATTTTTCCAAGTATCTTGCAATCATAGTACCTTCAAATTTCAATAATGTCATGTTTCAATATAAAATTGCATCTCTCTATTCTCTTGCATTACTAGATTTGTTCTTTTGCTGTTTTCCTCCTTTGACATTTTGCTGTTTTACTTTTGTTTGGTGATGATCTTATAGCTGGTATATTATTGTGATTTGGGCTATAGTTTGCTTTCATTCTTTTTAGTTGTTTTCTTCTGAAGATATTTGGAACTCTTTATTCGCTTTGCTGATTTTGCTACCtcttgttcaaaaaaaaaaaaagaaaaaaagatggtcatccttttttttatttaatttatttaattgaaaaatatttgacatatattattaataatattttacagGCAGAACCACTCTTTAAAGACAAGAAGAGGTTTGTGGAAATGGCTGATCCCTTACTCGAAGGGAATTACCCCCTAAAAGGTTTGTATCAAGCTCTTGCAGTTGCAGCAATGTGTCTTCAAGAAGAAGCAAGCTCCCGCCCACTAATCAGTGATGTTGTAACTGCTCTTGAGTATCTAGTTGTTTCATACTATGATAAAAAGGAAACTATTCCTCGGAGATTGCTCTCTCAAGGTTCAAAGACAGAGGAAAATACTTACAGCAGCAGTCAAGAGGAAGATCTTAGGCAAATAAACCATGAGGAGGAAGTGACCGTACAAGTGCAAGAAACTCTTTCATCttcaagaagagaagaggaaggaacTTTGGAAAGGTCTTAAGATAAGACTAGCACGATAGTGCTGCAAAAACAAGACCTAGTACTGCTTCGATTTATTTATGCTTTGGAACCTTTTGAGTATAAATCCTTTGG containing:
- the LOC103703471 gene encoding probable serine/threonine-protein kinase PBL23, which gives rise to MGCFSCFRSLYVKDESPKKSEVPKEGNALASLVHNISLESDASQKHRIAAEEILRIGNNGNNSARVFTYAELQAATKNFKAECLLGEGGFGRVYKGHLEDTNQDIAVKQLDRNGLQGNREFLVEVLMLSLLHHPNLVNLIGYCTDGDHRILVYEYMPNGSLEDHLLDLAPNKKPLDWNTRMKIAEGAAKGLEYLHDIANPPVIYRDFKASNILLDEDYNPKLSDFGLAKVGPVGDKSHVSTRVMGTYGYCAPEYALTGQLTTMSDVYSFGVVFLEIITGRRAIDTSRPSNEQNLVQWAEPLFKDKKRFVEMADPLLEGNYPLKGLYQALAVAAMCLQEEASSRPLISDVVTALEYLVVSYYDKKETIPRRLLSQGSKTEENTYSSSQEEDLRQINHEEEVTVQVQETLSSSRREEEGTLERS
- the LOC103703470 gene encoding derlin-2.2, which encodes MAQAVEEWYKQMPIITRSYLTAAVVITVGCSLEIISPHHLYLHPERVVRHYEVWRLVTNFLYFRKLDLDFLFHMFFLARYCKLLEENSFRGRTADFFYMLLFGATVLTGIVLIGGMIPYLSESFARILFLSNSLTFMMVYVWSKHNPFIHMSFLGLFTFTAAYLPWVLLGFSILVGSSTWVDLLGMIAGHAYYFLEDVYPRISGRRPLKTPSFIKALFADETVVVAQPANAWFAPPAQDFHQD